From one Rhopalosiphum padi isolate XX-2018 chromosome 2, ASM2088224v1, whole genome shotgun sequence genomic stretch:
- the LOC132922966 gene encoding phosphatidylinositol-binding clathrin assembly protein LAP isoform X7 yields the protein MAGQTIQDRLLAARHSLAGQGLAKSVCKATTEELIGPKKKHLDYLIHCTNEPNVSIPQLANLLIERSQNASWVVVFKSLITVHHLMCYGNERFTQYLASSNSSFQLSNFLDKSSLQGPVGVRSGYDMSPFIRRYSKYLNEKALSYRTVAFDFCKVKRSKEDGVLRTMNSEKLLKTLPVLQSQLDALLEFDCSAADLTNGVINMAFMLLFRDLIRLFAGYNDSIINLLEKYFDMNKKQCRDALDLYKKFLIRMDRVGEFLKVAENVGIDKGEIPDLTKAPSSLLDALEQHLASIEGKKSAANTPTQATSTHRTDVKTGVSALSSTSSSFGTIAQQADGVEESLKQAVLAEEEAVLNQYKAKVNSPVNGTIASVNNPFLVSSEPIVDLFSCPAPATQMSTKASDDLLQLSNPFADMFSTPMTGSQTNASNDMSSPLANNWMSNGFNTNTSNAFVDDKSFTSVFGQPESNQSCPAPTTTAACSGTSFITSNVFSDSNIFESSPPSIEKSQSRKSSGASIPPPRPPPPSTSLPSSNPDPNPVLDLAADIFLPQSVPQPIYGSPGKTDLAALASGAPDSGNKKVLTGDLDSSLASLAENLTINKVTQPPPVQWNSPKNTPKPGNGQPGMGWSPQPMAATTGANYRPMEINWD from the exons acttgATTCACTGTACTAATGAACCAAATGTGTCAATTCCTCAACTTGCCAATCTATTAATTGAACGGTCACAAAATGCCAGTTGGGTCGtagtatttaaatcattaatcacAGTTCATCATTTAATGTGTTATGGGAACGAG agattTACACAATATTTGGCATCCAGTAATAGTTCCTTTCAACTTAGCAATTTTTTGGATAAAAGCAGTTTACAAg GACCTGTCGGAGTACGATCTG gttatgATATGTCACCATTTATTAGACGTTATTCTAAATACTTAAATGAAAAAGCTTTATCTTATCGTACCGTGGCTTTTGATTTTTGTAAAGTTAAAAgaag CAAAGAAGATGGTGTACTGCGCACCATGAATTCAGAAAAATTATTGAAGACTTTACCAGTCTTACAGTCACAACTGGATGCATTACTTGAGTTTGATTGTTCTGCTGCTGATCTCACAAATGGTGTAATTAACATGGCATTCATGTTGTTATTTCGTGATCTTATCAGATTATTTGCTGGTTATAATGATAGTATCATTAAtcttttag aaaaatattttgatatgaaTAAAAAGCAATGTCGGGATGCTTTAGATTTATACAAAAAGTTTCTCATTAGAATGGATCGTGTAGGCGAATTTCTCAAAGTGGCAGAAAATGTTGGAATCGACAAGGGTGAAATACCGGATCTGACTAAA gcTCCGAGTAGCTTATTGGATGCATTAGAACAACATTTAGCTTCTATCGAAGGCAAAAAATCTGCAGCAAACACTCCCACACAAGCAACAAG CACTCATCGGACAGATGTAAAGACTGGTGTATCTGCCCTTTCTTCCACTAGCAGCTCTTTTGGAACAATTGCTCAGCAAGCGGATGGAGTTGAGGAGTCATTGAAGCAAGCTGTTTTGGCTGAAGAAGAAGCtgttttaaatcaatacaaG GCCAAAGTCAACAGCCCTGTGAATGGTACAATCGCTTCAGTCAACAATCCGTTTTTAGTTTCATCTGAGCCTATTGTAGACTTGTTTTCATGTCCAGCTCCAGCTACACAG ATGTCAACCAAAGCTTCTGACGATTTACTTCAATTAAGTAATCCATTTGCTGACATGTTTTCAACTCCTATGACAGGATCACAAACAAATGCTTCAAATGATATGTCTTCTCCTCTTGCTAACAACTGGATGAGCAATggatttaatacaaatactagCAATGCATTCGTTGATGATAAATCATTTACATCTGTTTTTGGTCAACCTGAATCTAACCAATCATGTCCTGCTCCCACTACTacag CTGCGTGTTCTGGGACATCTTTTATCACCTCAAATGTTTTTTctgattcaaatatttttgaatcaagTCCTCCATCTATAGAAAAATCACAGTCCAGAAAATCTAGTGGGGCATCAATACCTCCACCAAGACCTCCTCCACCTTCTACTTCTCTTCCATCATCTAATCCTGATCCTAATCCTGTTTTGGATTTGGCAGCAGATATTTTTCTTCCTCAAAGTGTCCCTCAACCTATTTATGGATCTCCTGGCAAAACCGATTTGGCCGCACTTGCTtcag gtGCACCTGATTCAGGTAATAAGAAGGTATTAACTGGAGATTTAGATAGCAGTTTAGCATCATTAGCAGAAAATCTTACCATCAATAAAGTCACACAACCGCCACC agttcAATGGAATTCTCCTAAAAATACTCCAAAACCTGGTAATGGTCAACCAGGAATGGGTTGGAGCCCTCAGCCTATGGCTGCTACAACTGGTGCAAATTATCGACCAATG GAAATAAACTGGGACTGA
- the LOC132922966 gene encoding phosphatidylinositol-binding clathrin assembly protein LAP isoform X5, with protein sequence MAGQTIQDRLLAARHSLAGQGLAKSVCKATTEELIGPKKKHLDYLIHCTNEPNVSIPQLANLLIERSQNASWVVVFKSLITVHHLMCYGNERFTQYLASSNSSFQLSNFLDKSSLQGPVGVRSGYDMSPFIRRYSKYLNEKALSYRTVAFDFCKVKRSKEDGVLRTMNSEKLLKTLPVLQSQLDALLEFDCSAADLTNGVINMAFMLLFRDLIRLFAGYNDSIINLLEKYFDMNKKQCRDALDLYKKFLIRMDRVGEFLKVAENVGIDKGEIPDLTKAPSSLLDALEQHLASIEGKKSAANTPTQATSSFGTIAQQADGVEESLKQAVLAEEEAVLNQYKAKVNSPVNGTIASVNNPFLVSSEPIVDLFSCPAPATQMSTKASDDLLQLSNPFADMFSTPMTGSQTNASNDMSSPLANNWMSNGFNTNTSNAFVDDKSFTSVFGQPESNQSCPAPTTTAACSGTSFITSNVFSDSNIFESSPPSIEKSQSRKSSGASIPPPRPPPPSTSLPSSNPDPNPVLDLAADIFLPQSVPQPIYGSPGKTDLAALASGAPDSGNKKVLTGDLDSSLASLAENLTINKVTQPPPVQWNSPKNTPKPGNGQPGMGWSPQPMAATTGANYRPMGQGMMSNPSPFVSTYGPMGVQPSCIGGSAVGGGNLGMTTPSSSQTSQPQPVLDPFGL encoded by the exons acttgATTCACTGTACTAATGAACCAAATGTGTCAATTCCTCAACTTGCCAATCTATTAATTGAACGGTCACAAAATGCCAGTTGGGTCGtagtatttaaatcattaatcacAGTTCATCATTTAATGTGTTATGGGAACGAG agattTACACAATATTTGGCATCCAGTAATAGTTCCTTTCAACTTAGCAATTTTTTGGATAAAAGCAGTTTACAAg GACCTGTCGGAGTACGATCTG gttatgATATGTCACCATTTATTAGACGTTATTCTAAATACTTAAATGAAAAAGCTTTATCTTATCGTACCGTGGCTTTTGATTTTTGTAAAGTTAAAAgaag CAAAGAAGATGGTGTACTGCGCACCATGAATTCAGAAAAATTATTGAAGACTTTACCAGTCTTACAGTCACAACTGGATGCATTACTTGAGTTTGATTGTTCTGCTGCTGATCTCACAAATGGTGTAATTAACATGGCATTCATGTTGTTATTTCGTGATCTTATCAGATTATTTGCTGGTTATAATGATAGTATCATTAAtcttttag aaaaatattttgatatgaaTAAAAAGCAATGTCGGGATGCTTTAGATTTATACAAAAAGTTTCTCATTAGAATGGATCGTGTAGGCGAATTTCTCAAAGTGGCAGAAAATGTTGGAATCGACAAGGGTGAAATACCGGATCTGACTAAA gcTCCGAGTAGCTTATTGGATGCATTAGAACAACATTTAGCTTCTATCGAAGGCAAAAAATCTGCAGCAAACACTCCCACACAAGCAACAAG CTCTTTTGGAACAATTGCTCAGCAAGCGGATGGAGTTGAGGAGTCATTGAAGCAAGCTGTTTTGGCTGAAGAAGAAGCtgttttaaatcaatacaaG GCCAAAGTCAACAGCCCTGTGAATGGTACAATCGCTTCAGTCAACAATCCGTTTTTAGTTTCATCTGAGCCTATTGTAGACTTGTTTTCATGTCCAGCTCCAGCTACACAG ATGTCAACCAAAGCTTCTGACGATTTACTTCAATTAAGTAATCCATTTGCTGACATGTTTTCAACTCCTATGACAGGATCACAAACAAATGCTTCAAATGATATGTCTTCTCCTCTTGCTAACAACTGGATGAGCAATggatttaatacaaatactagCAATGCATTCGTTGATGATAAATCATTTACATCTGTTTTTGGTCAACCTGAATCTAACCAATCATGTCCTGCTCCCACTACTacag CTGCGTGTTCTGGGACATCTTTTATCACCTCAAATGTTTTTTctgattcaaatatttttgaatcaagTCCTCCATCTATAGAAAAATCACAGTCCAGAAAATCTAGTGGGGCATCAATACCTCCACCAAGACCTCCTCCACCTTCTACTTCTCTTCCATCATCTAATCCTGATCCTAATCCTGTTTTGGATTTGGCAGCAGATATTTTTCTTCCTCAAAGTGTCCCTCAACCTATTTATGGATCTCCTGGCAAAACCGATTTGGCCGCACTTGCTtcag gtGCACCTGATTCAGGTAATAAGAAGGTATTAACTGGAGATTTAGATAGCAGTTTAGCATCATTAGCAGAAAATCTTACCATCAATAAAGTCACACAACCGCCACC agttcAATGGAATTCTCCTAAAAATACTCCAAAACCTGGTAATGGTCAACCAGGAATGGGTTGGAGCCCTCAGCCTATGGCTGCTACAACTGGTGCAAATTATCGACCAATG GGTCAAGGAATGATGTCCAACCCTTCACCATTTGTATCAACATATGGTCCAATG GGTGTACAACCCAGCTGTATTGGTGGTAGTGCAGTAGGTGGTGGTAATCTTGGAATGACTACTCCTTCCAGTTCTCAGACCTCTCAACCACAGCCTGTCTTAGATCCTTTTGGTTTATAA
- the LOC132922966 gene encoding phosphatidylinositol-binding clathrin assembly protein LAP isoform X3, giving the protein MAGQTIQDRLLAARHSLAGQGLAKSVCKATTEELIGPKKKHLDYLIHCTNEPNVSIPQLANLLIERSQNASWVVVFKSLITVHHLMCYGNERFTQYLASSNSSFQLSNFLDKSSLQGPVGVRSGYDMSPFIRRYSKYLNEKALSYRTVAFDFCKVKRSKEDGVLRTMNSEKLLKTLPVLQSQLDALLEFDCSAADLTNGVINMAFMLLFRDLIRLFAGYNDSIINLLEKYFDMNKKQCRDALDLYKKFLIRMDRVGEFLKVAENVGIDKGEIPDLTKAPSSLLDALEQHLASIEGKKSAANTPTQATSSSFGTIAQQADGVEESLKQAVLAEEEAVLNQYKAKVNSPVNGTIASVNNPFLVSSEPIVDLFSCPAPATQMSTKASDDLLQLSNPFADMFSTPMTGSQTNASNDMSSPLANNWMSNGFNTNTSNAFVDDKSFTSVFGQPESNQSCPAPTTTAACSGTSFITSNVFSDSNIFESSPPSIEKSQSRKSSGASIPPPRPPPPSTSLPSSNPDPNPVLDLAADIFLPQSVPQPIYGSPGKTDLAALASGAPDSGNKKVLTGDLDSSLASLAENLTINKVTQPPPVQWNSPKNTPKPGNGQPGMGWSPQPMAATTGANYRPMGQGMMSNPSPFVSTYGPMGVQPSCIGGSAVGGGNLGMTTPSSSQTSQPQPVLDPFGL; this is encoded by the exons acttgATTCACTGTACTAATGAACCAAATGTGTCAATTCCTCAACTTGCCAATCTATTAATTGAACGGTCACAAAATGCCAGTTGGGTCGtagtatttaaatcattaatcacAGTTCATCATTTAATGTGTTATGGGAACGAG agattTACACAATATTTGGCATCCAGTAATAGTTCCTTTCAACTTAGCAATTTTTTGGATAAAAGCAGTTTACAAg GACCTGTCGGAGTACGATCTG gttatgATATGTCACCATTTATTAGACGTTATTCTAAATACTTAAATGAAAAAGCTTTATCTTATCGTACCGTGGCTTTTGATTTTTGTAAAGTTAAAAgaag CAAAGAAGATGGTGTACTGCGCACCATGAATTCAGAAAAATTATTGAAGACTTTACCAGTCTTACAGTCACAACTGGATGCATTACTTGAGTTTGATTGTTCTGCTGCTGATCTCACAAATGGTGTAATTAACATGGCATTCATGTTGTTATTTCGTGATCTTATCAGATTATTTGCTGGTTATAATGATAGTATCATTAAtcttttag aaaaatattttgatatgaaTAAAAAGCAATGTCGGGATGCTTTAGATTTATACAAAAAGTTTCTCATTAGAATGGATCGTGTAGGCGAATTTCTCAAAGTGGCAGAAAATGTTGGAATCGACAAGGGTGAAATACCGGATCTGACTAAA gcTCCGAGTAGCTTATTGGATGCATTAGAACAACATTTAGCTTCTATCGAAGGCAAAAAATCTGCAGCAAACACTCCCACACAAGCAACAAG CAGCTCTTTTGGAACAATTGCTCAGCAAGCGGATGGAGTTGAGGAGTCATTGAAGCAAGCTGTTTTGGCTGAAGAAGAAGCtgttttaaatcaatacaaG GCCAAAGTCAACAGCCCTGTGAATGGTACAATCGCTTCAGTCAACAATCCGTTTTTAGTTTCATCTGAGCCTATTGTAGACTTGTTTTCATGTCCAGCTCCAGCTACACAG ATGTCAACCAAAGCTTCTGACGATTTACTTCAATTAAGTAATCCATTTGCTGACATGTTTTCAACTCCTATGACAGGATCACAAACAAATGCTTCAAATGATATGTCTTCTCCTCTTGCTAACAACTGGATGAGCAATggatttaatacaaatactagCAATGCATTCGTTGATGATAAATCATTTACATCTGTTTTTGGTCAACCTGAATCTAACCAATCATGTCCTGCTCCCACTACTacag CTGCGTGTTCTGGGACATCTTTTATCACCTCAAATGTTTTTTctgattcaaatatttttgaatcaagTCCTCCATCTATAGAAAAATCACAGTCCAGAAAATCTAGTGGGGCATCAATACCTCCACCAAGACCTCCTCCACCTTCTACTTCTCTTCCATCATCTAATCCTGATCCTAATCCTGTTTTGGATTTGGCAGCAGATATTTTTCTTCCTCAAAGTGTCCCTCAACCTATTTATGGATCTCCTGGCAAAACCGATTTGGCCGCACTTGCTtcag gtGCACCTGATTCAGGTAATAAGAAGGTATTAACTGGAGATTTAGATAGCAGTTTAGCATCATTAGCAGAAAATCTTACCATCAATAAAGTCACACAACCGCCACC agttcAATGGAATTCTCCTAAAAATACTCCAAAACCTGGTAATGGTCAACCAGGAATGGGTTGGAGCCCTCAGCCTATGGCTGCTACAACTGGTGCAAATTATCGACCAATG GGTCAAGGAATGATGTCCAACCCTTCACCATTTGTATCAACATATGGTCCAATG GGTGTACAACCCAGCTGTATTGGTGGTAGTGCAGTAGGTGGTGGTAATCTTGGAATGACTACTCCTTCCAGTTCTCAGACCTCTCAACCACAGCCTGTCTTAGATCCTTTTGGTTTATAA